The Afifella aestuarii DNA segment GGCATCGACATGTGCTGCACCGGCGGCAAAAAGGCACAGATTGCGTGCAAGCGCAGCTGGGTTTCCCCAGTCGTCGTCTTCATCGCTCTCCCTCTGGCGCCCGATTCCCGCCGCAGACCTGTCGCCGCACCAGACAAGGCCGCAGAGGCGCGCAACGTCGCCGGCATAGCTTCCGAGCGCCAAGACGGAATCGGGCCGATCTCCTGCGATTGCGAGAATGCGTGTGCCGCCGTCTGGAAGACCGTGAAGCGCTTCGCGAACGGCGATGCGTGCGCCGAGGAGCATGACATCGTCTTTTCCAGCCGCGGCCGACAGTACGATGCCGGTGGGCGCACCGGTCATGACATGGTCGAGATCGCCCTCGCTCAGAGGGCTCGCGAGAGTGTTGATGCGCACAAAGAGGCGAGGGCGCATGAGACCGACATGCTTGCGCAAAAAGTCTGTCGCCAGCTTTCGGGCCTTTCCCTTGTCCCGCGGGGCAACCGAATCGGTGAGATCGAGGATGAGCGCGTCGGCGCCGCTCGTCAGCGCTCCCGCGAGCTTCCGCTCGCTGTCTGCGGGCACGAGAAGGTAGGAGCGCATCATTTTTCACCCATCGTTGGGGCCATAGTTGGGGACTGAGGAGGACGCTGCGCAAAGGCCGACGCTATGGTGAACCGATCATTAATCATCCCCGTGCACGATCCATACCGAGGAGAGTGTCTTGATGATCGTCGAACGGTTTTTGACCTGGATCGAAAGTGCCGCACCGAGGCGACGTGTGGAAGCCGCGAGTGCGCTCGCACGTGCTTTTCTCACCTCCGAATTGTCGCCGGAGGAGCATGACGGCCTCGAAGCAGCGATGACCATCCTGCTCGACGATCCGAATCGTCTGGTACGTCTGGCGCTCGCGGAACAGCTGGCAGACAGCGAGAGGGCGCCGCACCATGTCATTCTCGCGCTGTCTGCAGATCACTTTGACGTGGCGACGATCGTGGTCGAACACTCGCCGCTTCTCCTCGACGGCGAACTCGTCGATCTCGTGGCGACACGCGAGCCGGAAGTGCAGGCGGCGATCGCGCGTCGCAGGACTGTGTCGCGCGCGCTTGCCGCCGCGATCGCGGAAGTCGGCTGCCTGGAAGCCGTGATGGATCTCCTCTGCAACGATGGGGCCTGCGTGGCGCGTTTCTCCCTCGATCGGATCGTCGCACGTTATGGCCACGAGGCGGAGCTGCGCGAAATGCTCTTGGCGCGCCGCGATCTGCCTGTGGCCGTGCGCCAGGTCCTTCTGGAAGATCTGGCTGACAGCCTGTGCGCCTTCGTCTCCGCGAGAGGCTGGCTTTCTCCGATGCAGGCGCGTGCGGTTGCCGACGAAACGCTCGAACGCGCGGTCCTCGTCTTGGCCGAAGACGCCGGACCTGCGGGCCTCGTGCAACTCGTCAACCGACTTCTCGATTCGGATCAGCTGACCCCCGTGCTCCTCGTGCGCGCGGCGGTCTGCGGACAGATCGATTTCTTCGAGCAAGCGATCGCCGCGCTTGCCGATATGCCGCGACGGCGGGTTTCCGCTCTCGTGGCCGCCGGGCGCTCCTCCGGGCTCGGCGCACTTCTTCGAAAGGCCGGACTGCCCGCGAGCGCCGTGCCTGTCATCGTGACCGTCATGGAGGTCCTGCGCGACCTCGATTGCGAGGCCGGTTCCGGTCACGATTATCGGCGCGCGACCCGGCTGATCGACGCCGTGCTCCTGCGTTACGGAGCCCGGCCGACGGGTGAACTCGACGATCTTCTCGCTCTTCTGAGGCGTCTTGCGATGGATGCAAAGCGTGATGCAGCGCGCGGCTATGCCCTTCAGATCAAGGCGGCCGCCTGAGCGTCAGTAGCGGAACTGCTCGGCCAGGATGCGTTCGTCCCAGCCGTGATCGGGATCGAACATGATAAAGCCGGTCACCGTCTTGTCTTCGACGATCGAAACCTGACGCACGCTCTTGAATTCCGTGTGGTCGGCGACCGCATTGACCGGCCGCTTGTCGGTCTCGAGCACTTCGAGCGTCACTTCGGCCCGATCGGGCAGCAGGGCGCCGCGCCAGCGACGCGGCCGAAACGGACTGATCGGGGTCAAGGCCAATAAGGGCGCGTTGATCGGGATGATGGGCCCGTGGGCGGAGAGATTGTAGGCCGTCGAGCCTGCCGGTGTCGCGAGCAGTATGCCGTCGCAGATGAGCTCTTCGAGGCGGACATGGCCGTCGATGGTGATCCTCAGCTTTGCGGCCTGATAGGATTGGCGGAAGAGCGCCACTTCATTGACGGCGTGCGCCGTGATCGTTTCGCCGTCCGCGGTGAGAACGCTCATGCGTAGCGGATGGACCGGCTCCACCTTCGCTTCCGAAATGCGTTCCATCAGACCTTCCGGCCTGTACTCATTCATCAGAAAGCCGACGGAGCCGCGGTTCATCCCGTAGATCGGCTTGCCCGAATCCATGTGTGCGTGCAGCGCCTGCAGCATCAACCCGTCGCCGCCGAGAGCCACGACGACATCTGCATCTTTGGGCGGGACCTCGCCATAGGTTTCCCGCAAAAGGTCTGCCGCCCCCACGGCCTCGGGCGAATCGGAGGACATGATGGCGATCTTCTTGATCGGCGATACGATCGTCATGACGGGCGTGTCGGTAGCGGCGGTTGTGGTGAGCCCAGCTTCGGGTCACGTTTCGCCTAGCACGGAGCCGGCCGCTTCGGCAAAGCTGTAGTTGTGTGCGGATCCTGGAAGGCCCTCGCGGACACGGAAATCAAAGGCGAAAGACTATGGACTACGAAGAGCAGCGGAACCGCATTGCGGGCGGGCAGCAGGAGAGGGGGCAGTTGATGCTCCTCTATATTCCGTGCCCGGACATGGAGACGGCGAAAGAGCTCGCTGCAGCCGCGGTTTCCGAAAGGCTGGCAGCCTGCGCCAATATCCTTCCCACAATGGTCTCCGTCTATCGCTGGCAGGGCGCCATCGAGGACGAGGAGGAGACGGTGTTGATCCTGAAGACGCCGCCCGAGAGGGAGGCGGACCTGCGTCGCCTCATCGAGGCAAGACACCCTTATGACGTCCCGGCCATCCTGACGCTTGCCACGGTGCAGGTGAACACACCCTATCTCGAATGGGCTCAGGCGGAGACGGCATGAGCCGCAGCCGCAAGCGCGGGCTCCTCGTGTCTCTCTCCGGTCTTCCCGGTGTCGGCAAGTCAAGCATCGCGAGTGTGCTGGCCGCCGAGATCGAGGCCATCTGGCTTCGTATCGATTCCATCGAGAACGCCATTCGCGCGTCCGGCGTCGTCGATGACGATATGAAGGATGCCGGTTACCGCGCGGCCTATGCCGCTGCCGCGGACAATCTCGCCTTGGGTCATCGCGTCATCGCCGATTGCGTCAATCCGTGGATGCTGACCCGCGATGCGTGGGGCGAGGTCGCGCGCACAGCCGACGCAGAGCTTCTGGAGGTGGAGATCATCTGTACGGATCGTGATGCGCACCGCCAGCGGGTCGAAACCCGAATGATGGTTTCGGACGGCTGCGCAGGACCGACCTGGCAAGAGGTTGTGGCGCGGGATTACCGGCCCTGGACGCGTCCCGTCCCGGTGGTCGAAACCGCGGGCAAAAAGGTTTGCGACTGTGCGGCCGATATTCGGCACATGCTGGCGCTTTAAGGGGCTCGCCTGCGCAATCAGGCGGCGCCGCGTTGTCTTCCTTCGATCAGCATGTCGTTGATCGCTTCTGGCGGGACCGGCCCGGAAAACAAGAAGCCCTGGATTTCGTCGCAGCCGATGAAACGCAGATATTCGCGCTGCCGCTCGGTTTCGACGCCTTCAGCCGTCACCAAAAGTCCAAGCGCGTGGCCGAGTTCG contains these protein-coding regions:
- a CDS encoding DUF2336 domain-containing protein; translation: MIVERFLTWIESAAPRRRVEAASALARAFLTSELSPEEHDGLEAAMTILLDDPNRLVRLALAEQLADSERAPHHVILALSADHFDVATIVVEHSPLLLDGELVDLVATREPEVQAAIARRRTVSRALAAAIAEVGCLEAVMDLLCNDGACVARFSLDRIVARYGHEAELREMLLARRDLPVAVRQVLLEDLADSLCAFVSARGWLSPMQARAVADETLERAVLVLAEDAGPAGLVQLVNRLLDSDQLTPVLLVRAAVCGQIDFFEQAIAALADMPRRRVSALVAAGRSSGLGALLRKAGLPASAVPVIVTVMEVLRDLDCEAGSGHDYRRATRLIDAVLLRYGARPTGELDDLLALLRRLAMDAKRDAARGYALQIKAAA
- the cutA gene encoding divalent-cation tolerance protein CutA; protein product: MDYEEQRNRIAGGQQERGQLMLLYIPCPDMETAKELAAAAVSERLAACANILPTMVSVYRWQGAIEDEEETVLILKTPPEREADLRRLIEARHPYDVPAILTLATVQVNTPYLEWAQAETA
- a CDS encoding HpcH/HpaI aldolase/citrate lyase family protein yields the protein MMRSYLLVPADSERKLAGALTSGADALILDLTDSVAPRDKGKARKLATDFLRKHVGLMRPRLFVRINTLASPLSEGDLDHVMTGAPTGIVLSAAAGKDDVMLLGARIAVREALHGLPDGGTRILAIAGDRPDSVLALGSYAGDVARLCGLVWCGDRSAAGIGRQRESDEDDDWGNPAALARNLCLFAAGAAHVDAIDRPYQDFADSEGLAAEAAKAADAGFAGKIAIHPSQVAAINAAFTPDPDAVALAEALIAAFREAGNPGLLAIEGHACDQSDLRRAERLVARAAQITQIRKIVSPSPSDPSGE
- a CDS encoding AAA family ATPase is translated as MSRSRKRGLLVSLSGLPGVGKSSIASVLAAEIEAIWLRIDSIENAIRASGVVDDDMKDAGYRAAYAAAADNLALGHRVIADCVNPWMLTRDAWGEVARTADAELLEVEIICTDRDAHRQRVETRMMVSDGCAGPTWQEVVARDYRPWTRPVPVVETAGKKVCDCAADIRHMLAL
- a CDS encoding NAD kinase: MTIVSPIKKIAIMSSDSPEAVGAADLLRETYGEVPPKDADVVVALGGDGLMLQALHAHMDSGKPIYGMNRGSVGFLMNEYRPEGLMERISEAKVEPVHPLRMSVLTADGETITAHAVNEVALFRQSYQAAKLRITIDGHVRLEELICDGILLATPAGSTAYNLSAHGPIIPINAPLLALTPISPFRPRRWRGALLPDRAEVTLEVLETDKRPVNAVADHTEFKSVRQVSIVEDKTVTGFIMFDPDHGWDERILAEQFRY